One region of Cygnus atratus isolate AKBS03 ecotype Queensland, Australia chromosome 25, CAtr_DNAZoo_HiC_assembly, whole genome shotgun sequence genomic DNA includes:
- the LOC118258261 gene encoding feather keratin Cos1-2-like — MPLDMGQLRPTIKASSAPCSLIHFSGFLLLGNKQVHLLSPDMSCYDKCQPCQPCGPTPLASSCNEPCVRQCQNSTIVIQPSPVVVTLPGPILSSFPQNTAVGSSTSAAVGSILSCDGVPINSGCCDLSCITSRYCGSRCRPC, encoded by the exons ATGCCTCTGGACATGGGGCAGCTAAGGCCCACTATAAAAGCCAGCTCAGCTCCGTGCTCTCTCATCCACTTCTCTGGCTTTCTTCTCCTTGGGAACAAG CAG GTGCACCTCCTGTCCCCAGACATGTCCTGCTATGACAAGTGCCAGCCGTGCCAGCCCTGCGGGCCGACCCcgctggccagcagctgcaatGAGCCCTGCGTCAGGCAGTGCCAGAACTCCACCATCGTCATCCAGCCGTCTCCTGTGGTGGtgaccctgcccggccccatcctcagctccttcccacaGAACACTGCTGTGGGATCCTCCACCTCCGCCGCCgttggcagcatcctcagctgtgACGGAGTCCCCATCAACTCTGGCTGCTGTGACCTCTCCTGTATTACCAGCCGCTACTGTGGCAGCAGGTGCCGCCCCTGCTAA
- the LOC118258254 gene encoding feather keratin Cos1-2-like, with the protein MPLDMRQLRPTIKASSAPCSLIHFSGFLLLGNKVHVLPPDMSCYDKCQPCQPCQPCGPTPLASSCNEPCVRQCQNSTIVIQPSPVVVTLPGPILSSFPQNTAVGSSTSAAIGSILSCDGVPINSGCCDLSCITSRYCGSRCRPC; encoded by the exons ATGCCTCTGGACATGCGGCAGCTAAGGCCCACTATAAAAGCCAGCTCAGCTCCGTGCTCTCTCATCCACTTCTCTGGCTTTCTTCTCCTTGGGAACAAG GTGCACGTCCTGCCCCCAGACATGTCCTGCTATGACAAGTGCCAGCCGTGCCAGCCGTGCCAGCCCTGCGGGCCGACCCcgctggccagcagctgcaatGAGCCCTGCGTCAGGCAGTGCCAGAACTCCACCATCGTCATCCAGCCGTCTCCTGTGGTGGtgaccctgcccggccccatcctcagctcaTTCCCACAGAACACTGCTGTGGGATCCTCTACCTCTGCCGCCAttggcagcatcctcagctgtgACGGAGTCCCCATCAACTCTGGCTGCTGTGACCTCTCCTGTATTACCAGCCGCTACTGTGGCAGCAGGTGCCGGCCCTGCTAA